In Amyelois transitella isolate CPQ chromosome 28, ilAmyTran1.1, whole genome shotgun sequence, the following are encoded in one genomic region:
- the LOC106134393 gene encoding ferrochelatase, mitochondrial produces MINMIKLISRVYSLRPRLSASYSVTQSVIETGKRPKTGIVMLNMGGPETTDQVKDYLLRIMTDRDMIQLPVQSRLGPWIANRRTEEVQKKYAEIGGGSPILKWTNTQGRMLTEALDQMLPESAPHKHYVAFRYVPPFTADAFTQLERDGVQRAVIFSQYPQYSCATTGSSMNAIADFYKNRKIPENVKFSLIERWAGHPLLARVFAERISENLHRFDSRVRDNVLILFTAHSLPLKAVSRGDTYPHEVAATVAATMSALSVPNPHRLVWQSKVGPLPWLQPYTDDAIKAYAKQGRKHIILVPIAFVNEHIETLHELDIEYCDEVAKEAGVEQIERVATPNDHPTFIAALADVVANHLKNGPKLSNQFLTRCPHCVSARCQSSKQFFKQLISGVISE; encoded by the exons CACGTGTTTATTCTCTGCGGCCACGCCTCTCAGCGTCTTACAGCGTGACACAATCAGTGATTGAGACTGGAAAGAGGCCCAAGACTGGCATCGTCATGTTAAATATGGGAGGCCCAGAGACCACAGATCAG GTCAAAGATTACCTACTCCGCATCATGACAGACCGGGACATGATCCAGCTGCCGGTGCAGAGTAGGCTGGGGCCCTGGATCGCGAACAGGAGAACTGAGGAAGTACAAAAGAAGTACGCGGAGATTGGAGGGGGATCGCCTATACTTAAATGGACTAATACACAAG GTAGAATGCTAACGGAGGCCCTGGACCAAATGCTGCCCGAGTCGGCTCCCCACAAGCACTACGTAGCGTTCAGATACGTGCCGCCGTTCACGGCAGACGCGTTCACACAGTTGGAGAG GGACGGTGTCCAGAGAGCTGTGATCTTCTCGCAGTACCCTCAATACAGTTGTGCTACTACCGGCTCCAGTATGAATGCTATAGCggatttttacaaaaacag AAAGATTCCAGAAAATGTGAAGTTCAGCCTGATCGAGCGGTGGGCGGGTCACCCGCTGTTGGCGCGAGTGTTCGCGGAGCGCATCTCGGAGAACCTGCACAGGTTCGATTCCCGGGTCAGGGACAACGTGCTCATACTGTTCACGGCGCACAGTCTACCGTTGAAG GCCGTGTCGCGGGGGGACACCTACCCCCACGAGGTGGCAGCAACCGTGGCAGCCACCATGAGCGCCCTGAGCGTGCCCAACCCCCACAGGCTGGTGTGGCAGTCCAAAGTGGGCCCCCTACCTTGGCTACAGCCCTATACCGATGACGCTATTAAG GCGTACGCAAAGCAAGGGCGCAAGCATATAATACTGGTGCCAATAGCGTTTGTGAACGAGCACATTGAGACTTTACACGAATTGGACATCGAGTACTGTGACGAGGTCGCCAAGGAG GCGGGCGTGGAACAAATAGAACGAGTGGCGACTCCCAACGACCATCCCACGTTCATAGCGGCGTTGGCGGACGTTGTGGCGAACCATCTGAAGAATGGGCCCAAACTCAGCAACCAATTCCTGACCAG atGTCCCCACTGCGTCAGTGCGCGATGTCAATCATCCAAACAATTCTTCAAGCAGCTCATAAGTGGTGTTATCAGTGaataa